One window of Xanthomonas sp. 10-10 genomic DNA carries:
- a CDS encoding 3-hydroxyacyl-CoA dehydrogenase NAD-binding domain-containing protein: MLPGFDGLRFSHWQADLREDGVVVLSLDRQGAPVNAFSQEVLLELGALVERLALEPPKGVVLRSAKPNGFIAGADLKEFQEFDRKGTVNDAIHRGQQVFQKLAELPCPTVAAIHGFCMGGGTEIALACRYRVASDDAGTRIGLPETKLGIFPGWGGSARLPRLIGAPAAMDLMLTGRTVAARAARAMGLIDKVAAPAVLVDVAAALALNGTTRPFKQRATAWATNTLVARKLLAPQMRKQVARKARKEHYPAPYALINVWERAGGSGIQARLAAERKAVVKLASTPTARNLIRIFFLTERLKALGGKDAGAAALPPIRHVHVIGAGVMGGDIAAWAAYKGFEVTLQDREQRFIDTALGRGGELFAKRVKDEAKRPAVAARLRGDLAGAGVTQADLVIEAIIENPQAKRELYQSVEPQLKPDALLTTNTSSIPLTELRGHLQRPAQFAGLHYFNPVAMMPLVEIVQHDGLDPANVARLAAFCKALDKFPVPVAGTPGFLVNRVLFPYLLEAATAYAEGVPGPVLDKTAVKFGMPMGPIELIDTVGLDVAAGVGGELAPFLHLPIPAALATVEPGKRGKKDGQGLYKWENGRAVKPEVASGYAVPPDLEDRLILPLLNEAVACLHDGVVADADLLDAGVIFGTGFAPFRGGPIQHIRSVGADALLERLQALHARYGERFAPRLGWDSPVLREPVA; this comes from the coding sequence ATGCTTCCAGGTTTCGACGGGCTCCGATTCAGCCATTGGCAGGCCGACCTGCGCGAGGACGGCGTGGTCGTGCTCAGCCTTGATCGCCAGGGCGCACCGGTCAACGCGTTCTCGCAGGAGGTGCTGCTCGAACTGGGCGCCCTGGTCGAGCGGCTGGCGCTGGAACCGCCCAAGGGCGTGGTGCTGCGCTCGGCCAAGCCCAACGGCTTCATCGCCGGCGCCGACCTGAAGGAATTCCAGGAATTCGACCGCAAGGGCACGGTCAACGATGCGATCCATCGCGGCCAGCAGGTGTTCCAGAAGCTAGCGGAGCTGCCCTGCCCCACGGTGGCGGCGATCCACGGCTTCTGCATGGGGGGCGGCACCGAGATCGCGCTGGCCTGCCGGTATCGGGTGGCATCCGACGATGCCGGCACGCGCATCGGCCTGCCGGAAACCAAGCTCGGCATCTTTCCCGGCTGGGGCGGCAGCGCCCGCTTGCCGCGCCTGATCGGCGCACCGGCGGCGATGGATCTGATGCTGACCGGGCGCACCGTCGCAGCCAGGGCCGCGCGGGCGATGGGGCTGATCGACAAGGTCGCTGCACCTGCCGTGCTGGTCGATGTCGCCGCCGCGTTGGCCTTGAACGGCACCACGCGTCCGTTCAAGCAACGTGCGACTGCCTGGGCCACCAATACATTGGTGGCACGCAAGCTGCTGGCGCCGCAGATGCGCAAGCAGGTCGCACGCAAGGCGCGCAAGGAGCACTACCCGGCCCCGTACGCCTTGATCAACGTGTGGGAGCGCGCTGGCGGCAGCGGTATCCAGGCGCGGCTTGCAGCCGAGCGCAAGGCGGTGGTCAAGCTCGCCAGCACGCCGACCGCGCGCAACCTGATCCGCATCTTCTTTCTTACCGAGCGGCTGAAGGCGCTGGGTGGCAAGGATGCTGGCGCGGCCGCATTGCCGCCGATTCGTCATGTGCACGTGATCGGTGCCGGCGTGATGGGCGGCGATATCGCGGCCTGGGCGGCCTACAAGGGCTTCGAAGTGACACTGCAGGATCGCGAGCAGCGCTTCATCGATACGGCGCTGGGCCGTGGCGGCGAGCTGTTCGCCAAGCGGGTCAAGGACGAGGCCAAGCGCCCGGCGGTGGCGGCGCGCCTGCGTGGCGATCTGGCCGGTGCGGGCGTGACGCAGGCGGACCTGGTGATCGAGGCGATCATCGAGAACCCGCAGGCCAAGCGCGAGCTATATCAGTCCGTCGAGCCGCAGCTCAAGCCCGATGCGTTGCTGACCACCAACACCTCGTCGATTCCGTTGACCGAGCTACGCGGGCATCTCCAGCGTCCGGCGCAGTTTGCCGGCCTGCACTACTTCAATCCGGTGGCGATGATGCCGCTGGTGGAGATCGTGCAGCACGATGGCCTGGATCCGGCCAACGTGGCCCGCCTGGCGGCGTTCTGCAAGGCGCTGGACAAGTTTCCGGTGCCGGTGGCGGGCACGCCCGGGTTCCTGGTCAACCGCGTGTTGTTTCCGTATCTGCTCGAAGCGGCCACCGCTTATGCCGAAGGCGTGCCGGGCCCGGTACTGGACAAGACCGCAGTGAAGTTCGGCATGCCGATGGGGCCGATCGAACTGATCGATACGGTGGGGCTGGATGTCGCTGCCGGCGTCGGCGGCGAGCTTGCGCCGTTCCTGCACCTGCCGATTCCTGCGGCGCTTGCCACCGTGGAGCCGGGCAAGCGCGGCAAGAAGGACGGCCAGGGCCTGTACAAGTGGGAAAACGGCCGCGCGGTCAAACCCGAGGTGGCCAGCGGCTATGCCGTGCCGCCCGATCTGGAAGACCGTCTGATCCTGCCGCTGCTCAACGAGGCGGTTGCCTGTCTGCACGATGGCGTGGTGGCCGATGCCGACCTGCTCGATGCCGGTGTCATCTTCGGTACCGGCTTCGCGCCGTTCCGCGGTGGCCCGATCCAGCATATCCGCAGCGTCGGTGCCGATGCCCTGCTCGAACGCCTGCAGGCGCTGCACGCCCGCTATGGCGAGCGTTTTGCCCCGCGCCTGGGCTGGGACTCGCCGGTGTTGCGCGAGCCGGTGGCGTGA
- a CDS encoding sigma-E factor negative regulatory protein, with protein sequence MSDNPAMSTTDKFERHYRQQLSALVDGELNADESRFLLRRLAHDEELAGCHERWQLCGDVLRGAASAPAPLDFAARVRSAIADEPAPQAQPSPRSAARWRWGGGAAIAASVAAIALFMARERLPETASPASAVPVYATTAQVPALAQPPAAPKTPAVPDPANPGDGGALVAAVPAAALASTRRGAATRNQQVARNAATRQQPTPARMVASAAPAPAAAVSPAASSNPFTHPGTTLQARPWPRSALSGAGDSPLNAGFSQSRQGPAFYPFEPAPQAAGTAAPGRPLPVPVPQN encoded by the coding sequence ATGAGCGATAACCCTGCCATGTCCACCACCGACAAATTCGAACGTCACTACCGGCAGCAGTTGTCTGCACTGGTCGACGGAGAGTTGAACGCTGACGAATCGCGCTTTTTGCTGCGCCGTCTGGCGCACGATGAGGAGCTGGCCGGCTGCCACGAACGCTGGCAGCTGTGCGGCGACGTGCTGCGCGGTGCGGCCAGTGCGCCGGCGCCGCTGGATTTTGCCGCGCGTGTCCGCAGCGCCATTGCCGATGAGCCCGCGCCGCAGGCGCAGCCGTCACCGCGCTCGGCCGCACGCTGGCGTTGGGGTGGCGGTGCGGCGATTGCTGCGTCGGTTGCCGCCATCGCGTTGTTCATGGCGCGCGAGCGCTTGCCGGAGACGGCGTCGCCAGCATCCGCTGTGCCGGTCTATGCCACCACCGCGCAAGTGCCCGCCCTTGCGCAGCCGCCAGCGGCGCCGAAGACGCCGGCCGTCCCCGACCCGGCCAACCCCGGCGACGGTGGCGCCTTGGTTGCGGCGGTGCCGGCCGCTGCGCTGGCGTCCACCCGCCGCGGTGCCGCCACGCGTAACCAGCAGGTGGCGCGCAACGCGGCAACACGTCAGCAACCGACCCCGGCACGGATGGTGGCCTCCGCGGCCCCGGCTCCTGCGGCAGCGGTGAGCCCGGCAGCAAGCTCCAATCCATTTACGCATCCGGGTACGACGCTGCAGGCGCGCCCGTGGCCGCGCTCGGCCCTGTCCGGTGCAGGCGACAGCCCGCTCAACGCCGGTTTCAGCCAGAGCCGTCAGGGTCCGGCGTTCTATCCGTTCGAGCCTGCGCCCCAGGCGGCCGGTACTGCCGCGCCAGGCCGGCCGCTGCCGGTGCCGGTCCCGCAGAACTGA
- the lepB gene encoding signal peptidase I — MKWFEIILVVLTLGTGFIWLLDKLFLAKRRAARAGLLDSEPAIIDYSRAFFPVLAVVLILRSFVAEPYKIPSSSMMPNLLIGDFILVNKFAYGFRLPITNTKFIPTGEPKRGDVVVFKPPHAPDQNWIKRVVGLPGDKIGFHGDTLYINDKPMRYTVKGEYIGKGKGAEMTGTTLLVEDLPGRTHTVLEWVDRNMPAGQGDWTVPADSYFVMGDNRDNSEDSRFWTQTHFLPEANLRGKAFLIWLNCEGWFCKGSFDPSRIGTGIQ; from the coding sequence ATGAAATGGTTTGAAATCATCCTGGTTGTGCTGACGCTGGGTACCGGCTTTATCTGGCTGCTGGACAAGCTGTTTTTGGCCAAGCGCCGTGCCGCACGTGCCGGGCTGCTGGACAGCGAGCCGGCGATCATCGATTACTCGCGTGCGTTCTTCCCGGTGCTGGCGGTGGTGCTGATCCTGCGCAGCTTCGTCGCCGAGCCGTACAAGATTCCGTCCAGCTCGATGATGCCCAACTTGCTGATCGGCGATTTCATCCTGGTCAACAAGTTCGCCTACGGTTTCCGTCTGCCGATCACCAATACCAAGTTCATCCCCACCGGCGAGCCCAAGCGTGGCGACGTGGTGGTGTTCAAGCCGCCGCATGCGCCGGACCAGAACTGGATCAAGCGCGTGGTCGGCCTGCCGGGCGACAAGATCGGATTTCATGGCGATACGCTGTATATCAACGACAAGCCGATGCGCTACACGGTCAAGGGCGAGTACATCGGCAAGGGCAAGGGCGCCGAGATGACCGGCACCACGCTGCTGGTCGAGGACCTGCCGGGCCGCACGCACACCGTGCTGGAGTGGGTGGACCGCAACATGCCGGCCGGGCAGGGCGACTGGACGGTGCCTGCAGACAGCTATTTCGTGATGGGGGACAATCGCGACAATAGCGAAGACAGCCGGTTCTGGACCCAGACGCATTTCCTGCCGGAGGCCAATCTGCGCGGCAAGGCGTTCTTGATCTGGCTCAATTGCGAAGGGTGGTTCTGCAAGGGGAGTTTCGATCCATCGCGGATCGGGACTGGAATCCAGTAA
- a CDS encoding TonB-dependent receptor, with product MRLKTTKLRDAIRVSLTVGAAALAFTGSVMAQEQPSMDAKSLDTVNVTGTRIKSQTMTASSPVAEINKEEFQYTGATKVEDLINQYPQLAASFDNFANNGSDGYATVDLRGLGAQRTLTLVNGRRIPKGIGESPDISIIPAALVRRVDVLTGGASAVYGSDAVAGVVNFILDDEFEGVSVDMGYNAFQHDNGNKLMRGLMDDAGYDYPTGNSGFDGISRNVDLAIGGSFGESGHATAWATWRENDPLLQGQRDYSACALSNGGTACGGSATADPANFYVVAPSAGAFYVQPSAGGTWSQVASPNLYNFAPLNYYQRPDTRYTAGSSIKYEVNEHFKPYLETLFVNRKSSTQIAPSGAFFTDLNVNCATSVIGSLCNDVGITDDEFTVYVAKRNVEGGPRITESDTNSFSITTGAQGDINDNWSYDASFTYNRSTTKSENINDFVTTRVRDALLGCQPGAFDGCVPYSVWNDSVTAAEAQALQGVGIVNYETSMRVFNAYVTGNFGYSLPWAGDNPISVVGGVETRTETFRRVADSNMQTGNFTGLGGPTSNVSGDISVKELFLEGAVPILANAGSLDHLDMQLGYRYSDYDISGGVSTYKAGLGATFVDGKYHLRAGWNRAIRAPNVTELYNENTIGLWSGSDPCAGANPTFTQAQCANTGVTAAQYGRVAANPAGQYNEIAGGNTALQPETANTWTVGFAASPIKGLDLSVDYYDIKIDDAIRAIGSSNILTACGVTGNADICSRVRRNATTGDLFRGSDPDVSGLIFNSQDNFGSLHFQGIDLTASYAWSVGPGRLTASMMGSYALKQEYEPVPGVQEVTYDCAGVVNVACNSAEWRHVLSTRYNFDRYTVSLRWRYIGELDYQNTDGTTGTTDVRLVNQDNKVSAYNYFDLSGSMQLGDYVTWTLGVNNIADKEPPLVGGSLTFNGNSLGGYDQAGRYIFTSVGLRF from the coding sequence ATGAGATTGAAGACCACCAAGTTGCGCGATGCCATCAGGGTATCGCTCACGGTTGGCGCCGCTGCATTGGCGTTTACCGGTAGCGTGATGGCGCAGGAGCAGCCGTCGATGGATGCCAAAAGTCTGGATACGGTCAATGTCACCGGTACGCGTATCAAGAGCCAGACGATGACTGCCTCCAGTCCGGTGGCGGAAATCAACAAGGAAGAATTCCAGTACACCGGCGCGACCAAGGTCGAAGATCTGATCAATCAGTATCCCCAGCTTGCCGCGAGCTTCGACAACTTTGCCAACAACGGTTCGGATGGATATGCAACCGTCGATCTGCGTGGCTTGGGTGCGCAACGGACCCTGACCTTGGTCAACGGCAGGCGTATCCCCAAGGGCATCGGTGAAAGTCCGGATATCAGCATCATTCCTGCCGCACTGGTGCGCCGGGTGGATGTGCTCACTGGCGGTGCTTCTGCGGTGTACGGCTCGGACGCAGTCGCCGGCGTGGTCAACTTCATATTGGACGACGAGTTTGAAGGTGTCAGTGTCGATATGGGCTATAACGCCTTTCAGCACGACAACGGCAACAAGTTGATGCGCGGTCTGATGGATGATGCGGGATACGATTATCCAACGGGCAATTCCGGTTTCGATGGTATTTCCCGCAATGTGGATCTGGCGATCGGCGGCAGTTTCGGTGAATCGGGTCATGCGACCGCCTGGGCAACCTGGCGCGAGAATGATCCCCTGTTGCAGGGGCAGCGTGATTACTCTGCCTGTGCATTGAGCAACGGGGGCACTGCATGCGGCGGCTCGGCGACTGCGGACCCTGCCAATTTTTACGTTGTTGCCCCGTCGGCGGGCGCGTTCTATGTGCAGCCTTCCGCAGGCGGGACCTGGTCGCAGGTCGCCTCGCCCAATCTCTACAATTTTGCGCCGTTGAATTACTACCAACGGCCTGATACGCGTTACACGGCTGGCAGCAGCATCAAGTACGAGGTCAACGAGCACTTCAAGCCCTACCTCGAGACCCTCTTCGTCAACCGCAAGAGTTCGACGCAGATCGCTCCCTCGGGCGCATTCTTTACCGACCTCAACGTCAACTGCGCAACATCGGTGATCGGTAGCCTGTGTAACGATGTCGGTATTACCGACGACGAGTTCACGGTGTATGTTGCCAAGCGCAACGTCGAAGGTGGCCCGCGCATCACCGAATCGGATACCAATAGCTTCAGCATCACCACCGGTGCGCAGGGCGATATCAACGACAACTGGTCGTATGACGCCTCCTTTACCTATAACCGCAGTACCACCAAGTCGGAAAACATCAACGACTTCGTCACCACCCGGGTGCGCGATGCGCTATTGGGCTGCCAGCCTGGCGCATTCGACGGCTGCGTGCCATACAGCGTCTGGAACGATAGTGTGACTGCAGCGGAAGCGCAGGCGCTCCAGGGCGTCGGTATCGTCAATTACGAAACCTCGATGCGCGTTTTCAATGCCTATGTGACCGGCAACTTCGGTTACAGCCTGCCGTGGGCCGGCGACAATCCGATCAGCGTGGTCGGTGGCGTGGAAACCCGTACTGAAACCTTCAGGCGCGTTGCCGATAGCAATATGCAGACCGGCAACTTCACAGGTTTGGGCGGCCCAACATCAAATGTGTCCGGCGACATCAGCGTCAAGGAATTGTTCCTGGAGGGCGCCGTGCCGATTCTGGCCAACGCAGGCAGCCTGGATCATCTGGATATGCAGCTTGGCTATCGCTATTCGGACTACGACATCTCCGGAGGCGTCAGCACGTACAAGGCGGGTCTGGGTGCGACATTCGTCGATGGCAAATATCACCTGCGTGCAGGCTGGAACCGTGCGATCCGCGCTCCGAACGTCACCGAGCTGTACAACGAAAATACGATCGGGTTGTGGAGCGGTAGCGACCCCTGCGCTGGCGCCAATCCGACATTTACCCAGGCCCAGTGCGCCAACACCGGGGTGACGGCCGCGCAATACGGCCGTGTGGCGGCAAATCCAGCGGGGCAGTACAACGAGATCGCCGGTGGTAATACTGCTCTGCAACCGGAAACGGCCAATACCTGGACGGTTGGCTTCGCGGCCAGCCCGATCAAGGGGCTCGATCTGAGCGTGGACTATTACGACATCAAGATCGACGACGCCATCCGTGCCATCGGTTCTTCCAACATCCTGACCGCATGCGGTGTGACCGGTAACGCGGATATCTGCAGCCGCGTCCGCCGCAACGCCACCACCGGCGACCTGTTCCGCGGCAGCGACCCGGATGTCTCCGGCCTGATCTTCAATTCCCAGGACAATTTCGGCTCATTGCACTTCCAGGGGATCGATCTGACCGCATCGTATGCATGGAGTGTCGGGCCGGGTCGCCTGACCGCTTCGATGATGGGGAGCTACGCCCTCAAGCAGGAATATGAGCCGGTTCCGGGTGTGCAGGAAGTGACCTACGACTGCGCAGGCGTGGTCAACGTGGCATGCAACAGTGCCGAGTGGCGACATGTGCTGAGTACGCGCTACAACTTCGACCGCTACACCGTCAGTCTGCGTTGGCGCTACATCGGTGAGCTGGACTACCAGAACACCGACGGAACCACAGGCACGACCGACGTGCGCCTGGTGAACCAGGACAACAAGGTGTCGGCGTACAACTACTTCGACCTGTCCGGTTCGATGCAGTTGGGCGATTACGTCACCTGGACGCTGGGCGTCAACAATATCGCCGACAAGGAGCCGCCGCTGGTGGGCGGCAGCCTGACCTTCAACGGCAACTCCCTGGGGGGTTACGACCAGGCTGGTCGTTACATCTTCACCAGCGTGGGTCTGCGCTTCTAA
- the rpoE gene encoding RNA polymerase sigma factor RpoE, whose product MAEVDTPQELDLELVRRVQRGESAAFDVLVRKYQHRIVALIGRYIADWSECQDVAQDTFVRAYRAINSFRGDSQFYTWLHRIAVNTAKNHLVAHNRRPPTDDIEISDAEQFDGATRLRDNDTPERELMRQELEQTVMRAVQALPEELRSAITLREVEGLSYEDIARKMDCPIGTVRSRIFRAREAIDIELRPLLETESATRERHRV is encoded by the coding sequence ATGGCCGAAGTCGATACACCTCAGGAGCTGGACCTGGAACTGGTCCGGCGTGTGCAGCGCGGCGAGAGCGCGGCGTTCGATGTGCTGGTGCGCAAATACCAGCATAGGATCGTTGCGTTGATCGGGCGCTACATCGCCGACTGGAGCGAATGTCAGGACGTGGCCCAGGATACGTTTGTGCGCGCCTACCGCGCGATCAACAGTTTCCGCGGCGACTCCCAGTTCTATACCTGGCTGCACCGCATTGCCGTCAACACTGCCAAGAACCATCTGGTTGCGCACAACCGCCGTCCGCCCACCGACGACATCGAGATCAGCGATGCCGAGCAGTTCGATGGGGCGACCCGTTTGCGCGACAACGACACCCCGGAGCGCGAATTGATGCGACAGGAGCTGGAACAAACGGTGATGCGTGCGGTCCAAGCCCTGCCGGAAGAACTTCGGTCGGCCATCACCCTGCGCGAGGTGGAGGGGCTGAGCTACGAGGACATCGCGCGAAAGATGGATTGCCCGATCGGAACGGTGCGCTCGCGCATCTTCCGGGCGCGCGAGGCCATCGACATCGAGCTGCGGCCTCTGCTGGAGACCGAAAGCGCTACCCGTGAGCGACACCGTGTATGA
- a CDS encoding DegQ family serine endoprotease — protein sequence MNHRMRTQMFGLIAMTLPLAACAQQAPPPEAKTSAPIAANRSATPAPQLVAGLPDFTNLVEQVGPGVVNIETTITRKDAMARSARGGRGGQGGMPDDEQMPEFFKRFFGPDFQMPGGPRQGPGQGDDDGGIAGKSMGSGFIISADGYVLTNHHVVDGASEVTVKLTDRREFKAKVVGSDEQFDVALLKIEAKGLPTVRLGDSNTLKPGQWVVAIGSPFGLDHSVTAGIVSATGRSNPYADQRYVPFIQTDVAINQGNSGGPLLNTRGEVVGINSQIFSASGGYMGISFAIPIDLAFSAAEQIKATGHVSRGMLGVAVGPIDSLKAQGLGLPDTRGALVNDIPAGSPAAKAGIEVGDVIRAVNGKPIDVASDLPPMIGLMAPGTKVNLDVLRDGKPRQVSVVLAPLQDGRDDAAPRTAAADAKPEAPASVALLGLQVADLTAAERSRLGLEAGEGVRIAAVTGAAARSTQPPLSPGLVIARVGRTKVGSVAELNRALSSYKKGDVVMLLVTDGKATSYVALKAGG from the coding sequence ATGAATCACCGCATGCGTACCCAGATGTTTGGCCTGATCGCCATGACCTTGCCGCTGGCAGCCTGTGCCCAGCAGGCGCCGCCGCCGGAGGCCAAGACCAGTGCGCCGATTGCCGCCAACCGCAGCGCGACACCGGCGCCGCAGTTGGTCGCCGGCCTGCCGGACTTCACCAATCTGGTCGAACAGGTTGGCCCGGGCGTGGTCAATATCGAAACCACCATCACCCGCAAGGATGCGATGGCACGTTCTGCCCGTGGCGGGCGCGGTGGTCAGGGCGGCATGCCGGACGACGAGCAGATGCCGGAGTTCTTCAAGCGCTTCTTCGGCCCGGATTTCCAGATGCCGGGCGGCCCAAGGCAAGGGCCGGGCCAGGGCGATGACGATGGCGGCATCGCCGGCAAGTCGATGGGCTCGGGCTTCATCATTTCCGCAGACGGCTATGTGCTGACCAATCACCACGTGGTCGATGGCGCCAGCGAGGTGACCGTCAAGCTGACCGACCGCCGCGAGTTCAAGGCCAAGGTGGTGGGCAGCGACGAGCAGTTCGACGTGGCGTTGCTGAAGATCGAGGCCAAGGGCCTGCCGACCGTGCGCCTGGGCGATTCCAATACGCTCAAGCCAGGTCAGTGGGTGGTGGCGATCGGCTCGCCGTTCGGGCTGGACCACTCGGTCACTGCCGGCATCGTCAGTGCCACCGGTCGCAGCAATCCGTATGCGGATCAGCGCTATGTGCCCTTCATCCAGACCGACGTGGCGATCAACCAGGGCAACTCCGGCGGCCCGCTGCTTAATACCCGCGGCGAAGTGGTCGGGATCAACTCGCAGATCTTCTCCGCGTCGGGCGGCTACATGGGGATCAGCTTCGCGATCCCGATCGATCTGGCCTTCAGCGCCGCCGAGCAGATCAAGGCTACCGGCCATGTGAGCCGCGGCATGCTGGGCGTGGCGGTCGGCCCGATCGATTCGCTCAAGGCGCAGGGCCTGGGCCTGCCGGATACGCGCGGCGCGCTGGTCAACGACATTCCCGCGGGCAGCCCGGCCGCCAAGGCCGGAATCGAGGTGGGTGACGTGATCCGCGCCGTCAACGGCAAGCCGATCGATGTCGCCAGCGATCTACCGCCGATGATCGGCCTGATGGCGCCGGGCACCAAGGTCAACCTGGACGTGCTGCGCGACGGCAAGCCGCGCCAGGTGTCGGTTGTGCTGGCGCCATTGCAGGATGGTCGCGACGACGCCGCGCCGCGTACTGCGGCCGCGGACGCCAAGCCGGAAGCTCCCGCCAGCGTGGCCTTGCTCGGCTTGCAGGTCGCCGACCTGACCGCTGCCGAGCGCAGCCGCCTGGGCCTGGAAGCGGGCGAGGGCGTGCGGATTGCCGCGGTCACCGGGGCTGCGGCGCGCAGCACCCAGCCGCCGCTCTCGCCGGGCCTGGTCATCGCCCGCGTCGGCCGCACCAAGGTGGGCAGCGTCGCCGAACTCAACCGCGCGCTGTCCAGCTACAAGAAGGGCGACGTGGTCATGCTGCTGGTCACCGACGGTAAGGCGACCAGCTATGTGGCCCTGAAGGCTGGCGGCTAA
- the lepA gene encoding translation elongation factor 4: MRNIRNFSIIAHVDHGKSTLADRIIQLCGGLQAREMEAQVLDSNPIERERGITIKAQSVSLPYTAKDGQVYQLNFIDTPGHVDFSYEVSRSLAACEGALLVVDAAQGVEAQSVANCYTAVEQGLEVVPVLNKIDLPTADIARAKAEIEAVIGIDAEDAVAVSAKTGLNIDLVLEAIVHRIPPPKPRDTDKLQALIIDSWFDNYLGVVSLVRVMQGEIKPGSKILVMSTGRTHLVDKVGVFTPKRKELASLGAGEVGWINASIKDVHGAPVGDTLTLAADPAPHALPGFQEMQPRVFAGLFPVDAEDYPDLREALDKLRLNDAALRFEPESSEAMGFGFRCGFLGMLHMEIVQERLEREYNLDLISTAPTVVYEVLKTDGSIINMDNPAKLPQLNLVQEIREPIIRANVLTPEEYIGNIIKLCEEKRGTQISINYLGSQVQISYELPMAEVVLDFFDKLKSVSRGYASLDYHFVRFDAGPFVRVDVLINGDKVDALSLIVHRSHADRRGRELCEKMKDLIPRQMFDVAIQAAVGSQIISRSTVKAMRKNVLAKCYGGDVSRKKKLLEKQKEGKKRMKQVGRVEIPQEAFLAVLQMDK; the protein is encoded by the coding sequence ATGCGGAATATCCGCAACTTCTCCATCATTGCCCACGTCGACCACGGTAAATCCACCCTGGCCGACCGGATCATCCAGCTGTGCGGCGGCCTGCAGGCGCGCGAGATGGAGGCCCAGGTTCTCGACTCCAACCCGATCGAACGCGAACGTGGCATCACGATCAAGGCGCAGTCGGTGTCCTTGCCGTACACGGCAAAGGACGGGCAGGTCTACCAGCTGAACTTCATCGATACCCCCGGGCATGTCGACTTCTCCTATGAAGTCAGCCGCTCGCTGGCCGCCTGCGAAGGCGCGCTGCTGGTGGTCGATGCGGCGCAAGGCGTGGAAGCGCAGTCGGTGGCCAACTGCTACACCGCGGTGGAGCAGGGGCTGGAAGTGGTGCCGGTGCTCAACAAGATCGACCTGCCCACCGCCGACATCGCCCGTGCCAAGGCCGAGATCGAAGCGGTGATCGGCATCGATGCCGAAGACGCGGTGGCAGTCAGCGCCAAGACCGGTCTGAACATCGATCTGGTGCTGGAAGCGATCGTGCACCGTATCCCGCCGCCAAAACCGCGCGATACCGACAAGCTGCAGGCGCTGATCATCGATTCCTGGTTCGACAACTACCTGGGCGTGGTGTCGCTGGTGCGCGTGATGCAGGGCGAGATCAAGCCGGGCAGCAAGATTCTGGTGATGTCGACCGGGCGCACGCACCTGGTCGACAAGGTCGGCGTGTTCACTCCAAAGCGCAAGGAGCTGGCGTCGTTGGGCGCTGGCGAAGTGGGCTGGATCAATGCCTCGATCAAGGACGTGCATGGCGCGCCGGTCGGCGATACCCTGACCCTGGCCGCCGATCCGGCGCCGCATGCATTGCCGGGTTTCCAGGAAATGCAGCCGCGCGTGTTCGCCGGCCTGTTCCCGGTCGATGCCGAGGACTATCCGGATCTGCGCGAAGCCCTGGACAAGCTGCGTCTGAACGATGCGGCGCTGCGCTTCGAGCCGGAAAGCTCCGAGGCGATGGGCTTCGGTTTCCGTTGCGGCTTCCTGGGCATGCTGCACATGGAAATCGTGCAGGAACGTCTGGAGCGCGAGTACAACCTGGACCTGATCAGCACCGCGCCGACCGTGGTGTATGAAGTGCTCAAGACCGACGGGTCCATCATCAACATGGACAACCCGGCCAAGCTGCCGCAGTTGAACCTGGTGCAGGAGATCCGTGAGCCGATCATTCGCGCCAACGTGCTGACGCCCGAGGAGTACATCGGCAACATCATCAAGCTGTGCGAAGAAAAGCGCGGCACCCAGATCAGCATCAATTATCTGGGCAGCCAGGTGCAGATCAGCTATGAGCTGCCGATGGCCGAAGTGGTGCTGGATTTCTTCGACAAGCTCAAGTCGGTGAGCCGCGGATACGCCTCGCTGGATTATCACTTCGTGCGCTTCGATGCCGGCCCGTTCGTGCGCGTGGACGTGCTGATCAATGGCGACAAGGTCGATGCATTGTCGCTGATCGTGCACCGCAGCCATGCCGACCGGCGCGGCCGCGAGCTGTGCGAAAAGATGAAGGACCTGATCCCGCGGCAGATGTTCGACGTGGCGATTCAGGCCGCTGTCGGCTCGCAGATCATCTCGCGCTCCACGGTCAAGGCGATGCGCAAGAACGTGTTGGCCAAGTGCTATGGTGGCGACGTTTCGCGCAAGAAAAAGCTGCTCGAAAAGCAGAAAGAAGGCAAGAAGCGCATGAAGCAGGTCGGCCGCGTGGAGATTCCGCAGGAGGCCTTCCTGGCCGTGCTGCAGATGGATAAGTAG